The Catharus ustulatus isolate bCatUst1 chromosome 17, bCatUst1.pri.v2, whole genome shotgun sequence genome includes the window CTGGTCCCACAAATAACTGGAAACAGAGACTGGCTGAGAATGCATTTGTGATAAGAACCCCCATTCCATAGTGACCCCTTCCCCGTGTCTGTCCATGCACTTCTGACACTGCCGCTAATTCTGTTTTTGACTTCCCTGGCATCATCAGCCCCACCTGTGAGaccacagctcctcacagcccctctCTCTGTGTTCACCTGTTCTGTCCAAGCAGAAAAGAGAGCTCCCTGATGATGTTTTCCATCAGAGAGCCTCACTTTCCCCCCCTCATTAGTAAAACACACAGCTTGAAAGTTCACTTGAGCGATGAGAAGTCCAAGCAAACCCTTTCCACCTGGAGGCTGCAGCTTTTACAAGGAAGTATCATTATACATTtggaagagttttttttttttatttttcctctctgttatGGAGATCAAACACCTTTCTGATCTTTTCTTCTATAAAATAAGATAGGGAACAGGGAAACTTGGTATTTTAAAGGTTCCTATCCCTATTCTTAAAGAATCTTCTTTGAGCAAAAGATCAGTCGCTTTCAATGGATGCTCGGGAAGAGCAGCATTCACTGAAATCCCTTCCCACCGTTGCTCGCTTGCGAGGACAAAAGCTCGGAATCCAGCCCCGAGGGTGGGTGACCTCGGGCGGCTCTGGCCTGAGTCATCCTCAGCTCTTGGGCCAAGCCCGGGACAGAGGCTcggcagccagggctgcacaccctgctcagctcccaccaAAGCCTCGGGGTGCCCGGGGCAGAGACATCCCAGCCCAGTTTTGTCTCCACCGAGGGAACagtctgtgttttctttggcaAACCGAGCTCAGCACTTTGATAAATGGCTTTGCCAGGGTTGCCTCTGTGCCAGTATTACACCTTTGCCCAaggattttatttggtttttccccatttctccccagtCTCTGGACAGTCAGTGAGGCAGCCCGGTGAgctgccaggcacagagctgtgccctgcaggtaCAGCCAGGTGAGCAGACACATCCCCAGGAGAATGGGACAGGAGAggtcccagggctggctgcagatGGCTCCTTTCACATCCCTGCCAAGTGCTGCCCCCATCCAGGTGCCTTCACAGCCCTACAGGGGTTGCTGGGGCTCACACCAGCCCAAGAGAGAGCTCTCCTCCAGCCACAGCAGTGGGACAGGTCAGTGAGGGGGTCCCACAGCACCAAACCCCGAGCAGGGTGATCACACACAGCCACTGCCCCAGGTGCTGCCTTCCATGGGGGACACTTTGCCACACCAAGACATCTCTGCCTCGGGGAGCACCACAACCACACAGACTCATTTCCAGTCCCTTTGTGCTGAGAAATGAGCAGAGGGACTGAGAACACAAAGGTGGCACTCCTGGCCCAGAGCCCCTCACTGCCCTGACTCGGGCTCTCCGCCTTTTAGGTGACTCCAAGGGGTGGAAGATGCTGGATAAggccaccctgctgctgttcctgcattTAGTCACAtgctccatctcctctcctctctaCCCAGCTCTCAGGTAAGTGCTGAGTGCTTTATGGACACTCTCACTGCCTCATCTCTGACCTTGTGCAGAAGAAGCAGGTGCCAAACTGAAGTTGCCAGCACTCCTGAATGAACTCTAAATGTGTTTCTAGGCCTATTTATTTGCCCCGTCTTAATTTTTTGGATACACTGCTGGCCTAGGGGTGATTTCCAAAGAAGGCAGGCACCAGATGGAATATTCCAGCCTAAACAGTTGGGTTTAGAATTGAATGCTGGGTTAGGGAAATCAGGCAATctccagagcaggcagcacctccagctcaAACACTGATAATAACTTTGTGGCTGCAGGGCACCTGCCCTGAAGTCAGAACTGCAGATATTCTAGTACATGAATTCTACAGATACCTATTAATATTTCAAGTATTTCCTTGTTGGGTCTTAGAAGTTGAAATGGTGCTTTGTATCTCTACAAATCAACAGAAGCCCAAAATCGAGCACTGGCTTCTCTAACATGGATTGTAATGTCCCATAGAAAATGCGTTAGCCTTGTGCCAAAGCCATGGCACAATACCAGAGCACTGGGGTTTTGCTCAAGGATGCTGGGAGCTCAGTGAGGGGGATGTGTATTTGAGGTAGCTCTATAAACCATCCTTTAACTGCTGCAAGAGCTTCAGGGCAGTTTCTACCTGGTGAGAGTGACAGATAGCACTTGTGTTACTGCTGAGATGGGATGACAAAcggagaaagaaaaagcaggagagagggaatAATGGTTAAGATGACTGAGCCCCAGCTGGCCTCTGAGCACCTCTCACAGTGTGCCTGGGGTTTCTCTTGCAGGTACAGCCCAGGGCCGGCTGCTGGCAAAGCCTTGagcttccagctgcagcacagcagctcattGCAGAGCCATTCCCccctggcagaggagcaggaggaggagggtttGTTAACAGACCCCACTGAGAAAAGGTTTGTGgctctcctgccagccctgctgctgcagggtgtgCTGGTTACAgtctgcccccagcccaggagcaggctggcagCTCAGTCAGTCCCAAACATCACCCATGTGCAGagccatgtcctgctgtcccccacCAGCAAGGACACAcattctgctcctgcagggaacaGAATTTCCcactgagctctgggaatcTATCTCCAGGAATGTTAGAGCCTCTCCTTTCCATCTCTGCTTGGAGATAGAGGATGATCATCTCTGTCTGAAGCACAGAGGACTTGTCCTTACAGCAGTGGGACCAGCTGAGTGATTTGTGATTTTCCTGTGCGTTTTCTGGGTCTAACACAGGCTAGAGACCTGCTGGAGGCCCCTGTCACCCTGACACAGCCCTCCCAGAGGGGATGGAGCACAGGAATATCCCAGCCCAACTCTGCCctagatattttattttgcctgcTGCCTTCATGTCAGGACTGAGCTCCCTCAAATCCTTGTACCCTCCAACACTAATGCAGTCCAGCcctctgtgtttgctgtgcttCCCTGCCCTGATACCAGCACGGTGACACCTGGGGTGTTGGGTAATTTCTCACTGACAGCTCAGAGAGCACACTGTCCTTCCTTTCCCCCCAGGATGCAGCGCCATGCTGATGCCATATTCACTGACAACTACCGCAAATTCCTGGGGCAGATTTCCGCCCGGAAATTCCTACAGACCATCATTGGCAAGAGGCTCGGGTAagccccagcaccctgcagtCCTAGGCTGGTATTCCATCACCCTGGGCAGAAAGAACTGCCTTTCACTGCAACAGAAGCaatctctcctgctgctccacatCCCCACAGTCTTGGATACCCTTAATCACAGTTATCATTAAGCAGCCTAATTAATCCTTTCCTCCAAGGCTGTAAGCATCAGATCAGCTGAGAGTTCTGCTGCAATACCAACAAGCAATAATATTTGAGGATAATATTTGCAGTGATCTTTCACTTATCCCTGGCCTAGTTTGAACACAGAAAGCAGCCTCTCCATTCCCCCTGGCTAGTTGGATCACTGACTGCCACTAAACATGACCAACTGGTCAGATGCAAGCCAGCCCAATCCATCCTCTAATAAAGGAGCAAATACAGTGACTAATTTCTTGTTGAAATTAAGCACAATGGCCTtaggctcagccccagccctttctgtgctgctcagcctgaGCCAAACTTTGAGTGAGGGACAAAAAAGCATCTCAGAAACAAAGATTTCTCATCTTCACCTAACAGAAGCAGCGAGAGCAGCCCAGGGGAAGGGGTGCAGGAATTCCTGAGCAGGCGCCAGTCCGACAGCATCCTGATGGACAGCCAGTACCAGCAGCAGATGGTACTGAGGGACTTCCTGGGAGCCATCCTGCACAACCAAAGGTGGGTGGGAAGCAGTTCATCCTCTGTCACTGCACACACAGGTCCTTATTGCTGCTGTGAAGCTCCTGCATTAAGTGTCATTTCAGGAACAGTCAGGGAAGGAATAAGGCTGACCCCAAGTAGGGTGCAGGTAAGAACAGCCTGTCCTGAGCCAGCCTGCACCACACACAGCAGCAAATCACTCTGCTGCCTTCTCAACCTGCTCATCCAGTGAAATAGTAGCAGGAAAGAGAATTTCTCTCTTGTTCCCAGTTTCACCATCCCTGTCCTCTTCCTTGCAGGCCTCAGGACATGGACAGCAGTCGGCTAGAAGGCTTTCCCAGCACCCTGGCTAAGCTCATGTAAATActtctcccttttccatctCCCCATGCTCTGGTGAGTACCATTCCCTGCTCAGTCCTGTGCATaactcactgctgctgcactgctcaggGTTTGAAGGTTCTCCTACAGCAATGCTCTCCATCTGCTGTAatttaagggggaaaaatcTCCCAATCAGTATAATCAAGTACCTGAAACCCTGCTAGTTTGAACAGACAGACCACAAGGGCTGTGAAGCTGCATGTGGATGTCTGGGGACAGGCTTGCAGCAACCCAGAGCAGCCTTGCAAAGCTCTCTGAGACAGAGTACCTGAGTGTTTAGGCCAGGCTAAAGGCAGACAAAgatcctcctccagcagcagaaccTGTCTCTAGGTCCCTGGGACATGTCAGCTTTTCCCTGCACTGGACAGCAGAGGACATTTTACTGGTTTCTGTATCCCTCACTTCTGAAAACAGTCAGCTGGAATTTGAATTGTGCTTTAAATCTTGGCAGCCATGGGGGAATGAGAGCCAGCAAACCATCCATCCTTGGGAATACCTTCACTTGATCTGTTGTATTGTGTGAAGCAACCTGCTCTTACTGCCCTGTCCCACAGAAATTAAACCTGTCCAATCCTGCCAGCACAAAATAAAGGGGTGTGGAGAGATCAGTGTGCACACTGAACAaaagaggggctggggaagagagggaagatCAGAGCTCTACATAAATCACACTCATGGATTCAGCTGTGAGAGTAAAATATTCCAGCATCTCTTACCATGCTTGACTTGGTTACCTTTCCACAAATAAGGTCAGTCAGGAAAAGCCTCCAAAGGatgaaaaaatttctgtgtgCACTTATGACATTTTCTGGTaattctcttttccccctttttctgtCTAGAATAATTCGGAGCTCATGGACCAAACTGTACAGTGAGCCCTTGATGGCAGTGAAGACACTCCCAGATGTGAGCAGCTGGAAACTGATGCACACACTCCTCAGATCTGATCAAAGGAATGCAGTGCTGAAGCACTAAATTTATTGCAGTCTTTACAATTTAACTCCCCTCTTGAAATACTTCTCTGTactaaatcagaaaaaaccctctgtggtTTAACCTCAGGCTGCTTTACACAGAGACTGAAACACGTGATACACTTGTAATCTTGGGGACGTTCTGCCTACTAATTAAGGTTTCAAATCACAAAGTATAGCAAAATTTCTGCCAAGTCATCTTTCTGTTTGAGGGCCTGATTAATAAATATGAGGCCACCAAAAGGCACCTTTAGGCAATTTTGTAAATTGATTACAGCATCCTCCAAATTGATGCTGATGGCACAACCACACACAGCAAGGATCAGGGGGAGGTGAGACATGAATCCACACGTCTCCCTTGCACTGGAAACACTGcaaacactgccctgggctgctgctgcctggcagcagaaCCAACTCTGAAATGCTCAGCTGAAGTTACAGCTCTGCCAGAGCTAAAGGAGATCCCTGTGCATCAGATTGGGCTGTCACTGTTCCAGCTCAATGTCCTGCTGAGTGCCATCCCCTGGCTCTGAGCTCCACCATGGCTACAGGTACACCTGTGAATGTTTTAAAAGGAGTAAGTTATTAGCCCAGTGATCTCATACAGCTACTTCTTCCCTCTCACCCCACTCCCCCTGTTGTCTGTGTAATAATTATGTCTTCAGAACTGTAAATAACACCAGGATGGGGTCTGCTTTcccatcagcagcaggaaaaaagagtCGTTCTAAATAAACCTGTCCAACAGCAGGTCAAGATGGCTCTTTTCTTGAGACCTTATTTTCTTGATCCTGGGCCCAGAGTGAAGATGCTCCTCACAGGCAGTTGTCAAGTGCACCAAGGATGACAAAGCTGGCCTAACAAAGGCCCCAGCTCCAGTACCACTCACAGCACCAGGCTGGAAACACAGTGATATATAAATGTGTGTTAATGCCTATCTGTGAAGTCTTCCCTCCTTGCACTCCTACAATTCCTTGTTATCTGCAGTAGTTACCATCTCATTTTTCCTCAGGTGACATGTTTTAGGATAGGAGGCTCCAGTGtgcaggaaaattatttcatccttGCACCAAATCCTTACCTGTTACAGCCTCCCTGTCCAGGTTTGACAATTCCAGCACTAGGGCAGTATTACAAACCCAGTAGGATGGGAAACACTGAGAGGATGTTGAGGGAGATCAGTgaagctgtgacagcagcaggggcacTAATGGATAACTGCtccccttccatgggcaggcagctgTCAGAGACATCTTTCTGCTTCACAGTGCAGaaatacacagaagaaaaatcacctGAGTAGCCTGGTTCAAAACGTGATTGTAAAACCTGTTCTGTAACAACCACACTCAAAGCCATTAGGACTTATTCACACCAAGGAAAGGAATTGCAGAAAATGAAGATCACTAAAGTAGTAATAGacacagcagcaaaaagaaTTTAAACTCTGTTAAGTGGCATAAAAGGCATATGCAAACACTGGATTGGATGCTGCCAATAAAATCAAAGACCTctcaaaagcatttcagaaagtGTTTGGGTGATTAAGTCTGTGTCAGTAAATAAGTGGGTGAGTCCAGCTATTTGGAATAAGAGACTCCTTTGGGAGTTCAGTTTGCTTCAAAATGAGGAAACATGCTCAAACTGTGagattaaatataaaaacaaataaagcaaataaaaaataccagAGGAATAAAAGatcaaaacaataaaaccaatCTTTCCTAATGCATACCCAAGGAAGGAAGATCAATAGCAACACACATAGCTTAGAGAAGACACTTCACAGGGGCTCTCCATGGTTTTCCTTTTGCATCTGTGCTCTCCTTGGGTAACATGCTGCAGCTCTACAGGGAAAGTTCTGCCCCAGCACAAAGCATCAGCAGAAGGAATTAGTCACTAAACAAAGCTGCTGAGTGAGCAGTAtgaggctaaaaaaaaaatcatttcagggtaaattacagtaatttcacgattataagccgcactgattataagccgcacttctgggtttcagcaactttttggtttttgtccatacataagccgcacctgattataagccgcatgttacaatacagagtgtgataaaaggtatctgttctatcaccatctgttgagggtggggacagtgatccttatctcaatggcagataatttgctaatgggccatccattgaaaccaggcaaggcattgttctttatcttttcacaacccatccttcctccagccagtcattttctgctcatggccattgagtcccactgtgggactgataaaattactgcatcccattgggagttgctccagccagggggaagagcccaacatttcttaccaagataaaaacagaggttttgggacactaagggagcccctttctccactggactccagaggaaaaccggatttctccacatcaccactggagctccggagggaaactgcaccttgtacaggagcactgctccaactgagccacatctgtcactgcaaggggactgcaatcaccatttaatgggactgctaccaacaccctgcctgacggggtgtcaggttgtactctgactgtgtcagggtttggagtttgtttctttgtagtactgtatttctattttaatttccctagaaaagaactgttattcctaattcccatatttttgcctgaaagccccttgatttcaaaattataataatttggagagagggggtttgcattctccatttcaaagagaaactcctgcctttctcagcagacacctgtcctccaaactaaaacagcaacttttcgttctttgtccatatataagccgcaccggattataagccgcactttgggttcggaccaaaattttagtcaaaatggtgcggcttataattgtgaaattactgtactatgcATAGTAGCTTATTATTTCTTGTCAGAAACTCCTCAAGTCCCAGAGGACGTGAATGCAGCCTGAGATCCGGTGTTTGAAGGAGTGCAGAGGAGGTCAAAGAAGTTCATTGAACCTCTCTGGGACCATGCTAATGTTTACACTGAACAAGCAGGTAGGAACTGCTACAAAGAGCAGGAACAGTGAGCTAAGTGTGAGCAACAGCATGGGGAAGAGACAAGGTGGATTTAATAAAGTGGGGTCATGTCTCACACACGTGAAATGCTTTGGAGGATTCAGCTCCACACCCTTTATCCACATACTTGCTTGCTGATGtaattttcctggatttccagAAGACATTTGATAAGGCTCCTTTGCCAAAAGGCCTTTAAAGCACTGCCCTTGACAAAGGATgaacaggagcaggggagggagcaaCAGTTAAAACAGTTAAGTTTTCCATGTGAAAGTTGCTCATCAGGAGGAGATTTAGGCCTTTGGTTATTACTATCTGTGAGTCCTTCAGTAACACCCAAATCTGctgcctcagcactgctgggtggTCCTAAAGGGAGAAATTAGGTGGGAAATTAGAATTTGATGGCC containing:
- the GHRH gene encoding somatoliberin; its protein translation is MLDKATLLLFLHLVTCSISSPLYPALRYSPGPAAGKALSFQLQHSSSLQSHSPLAEEQEEEGLLTDPTEKRMQRHADAIFTDNYRKFLGQISARKFLQTIIGKRLGSSESSPGEGVQEFLSRRQSDSILMDSQYQQQMVLRDFLGAILHNQRPQDMDSSRLEGFPSTLAKLM